A single region of the Panulirus ornatus isolate Po-2019 chromosome 17, ASM3632096v1, whole genome shotgun sequence genome encodes:
- the LOC139754637 gene encoding inversin-like, protein MITSCCVSSSGVLGVGSPKMGRMPHIFDLHQAIVAGDTAQVMRLAESGMDLGCPVRGTTALSLAVYRGDLDALRILVQAGAPLDRRSKDHLERLETPIISAIRLGHREIFEELVERGARLDLRDYYNQTPLWFAVKEQRLAFVRILLKAGAPIDFIRASENPLNIAMQFLGYRGRREMALELVAAGVPLTLEDYKGHSPLYWAMKHIDIEFFRLLVEAGGPLREYDWLAAPHLPRAWQEDPDIVAWLAEESRTPPPLKRQCRTLIYATLRTRHKTDVRPLVQALTLGPQVPLPPPLLNYLLLEGPLHCAAANPPHHNYGQQVEAVPAPAPLPL, encoded by the exons ATGATCACCTCGTGCTGTGTGTCCTCCAGTGGTGTGCTGGGGGTGGGCTCTCCCAAAATGGGCAGGATGCCACATATCTTCGACCTTCACCAG GCTATCGTGGCGGGGGACACGGCCCAGGTGATGCGGCTGGCCGAGAGCGGAATGGATCTCGGTTGCCCTGTGCGAGGCACCACCGCCCTTTCCCTTGCTGTCTACCGCGGCGACCTCGACGCCCTTAGGATCTTGGTGCAGGCCGGAGCGCCCCTCGATAGACGTAGTAAAGACCATCTGGAACGTCTCGAGACGCCTATCATATCTGCCATCAG ACTTGGCCACAGGGAGATATTCGAGGAGCTGGTGGAAAGAGGGGCGCGCCTGGACCTGCGAGACTATTACAACCAGACTCCCTTGTGGTTTGCCGTCAAGGAGCAGCGGCTGGCCTTCGTGAGAATCCTTTTGAAGGCTGGGGCGCCCATAGACTTCATCAGAGCCTCGGAGAACCCTCTCAATATTGCCATGCAGTTTCTAGGCTACCGG GGCCGGAGGGAGATGGCACTAGAGCTGGTGGCAGCTGGCGTGCCTCTGACCCTGGAAGACTACAAGGGCCACTCACCCCTTTACTGGGCCATGAAGCACATCGACATTGAGTTCTTCAG GCTACTTGTGGAGGCCGGTGGTCCACTGCGGGAGTATGACTGGCTGGCAGCGCCTCACCTGCCGCGGGCGTGGCAAGAGGACCCGGATATTGTGGCGTGGCTGGCGGAGGAAAGCAGGACCCCGCCACCGCTCAAACGACAGTGCCGCACACTCATCTACGCTACGCTGCGCACCCGGCACAAGACAGACGTGAGGCCACTCGTGCAGGCTCTTACCCTTGGCCCCCAGGTGCCTCTGCCGCCGCCACTGCTCAACTACCTGTTGCTGGAGGGTCCCTTACATTGCGCCGCCGCTAACCCGCCCCACCACAACTATGGCCAGCAAGTGGAGGCGGTTCCGGCACCCGCCCCGCTCCCACTGTGA